The Halosimplex litoreum genome has a window encoding:
- a CDS encoding M48 family metallopeptidase, protein MPSTTFRSRFRVTSRMVAVVAVLAVVALVAVALEVVVFAVVAYSVLAAAETFLRPVVADPATRVTLAVCVCALVGLAALSVYRGARGDPVDADGTALVRLYASGAVVIASLFVTYRAIVRSGLPRWTFVLVLVVLIASAYPLALLAVARDREEGGGWSATDFDADADDVAHGSVGWIAVARVVTLETARTLRAAADRLGLVGSAVVVAAAAGGLVGVSVLAGAYRWATLLPAFAWAGGAVTAGFHLVVTARDELSSAAVLDDLEAVADAVDDERLRTLERRVARLAAQADVPAPDVRLAESPTPTAAAVGYLPSRSTLVVSTGLVDALDEAQLDAVLAHELSHVANYDAAVLTALSFPRARAHRVFRRYGLNPVVTLFAGFVAAISRVCTAVVARAREYAADDGAAAMTGDPVALATALETLDAELRHRPDRDLRASSAAAFSIVPPPWEEHRFFDRTRRLIYRRLLGTHPPTERRIERLRTAMDDRERR, encoded by the coding sequence ATGCCCTCCACGACGTTCCGATCACGGTTCCGGGTAACGTCGCGGATGGTCGCGGTGGTCGCGGTGCTCGCGGTCGTGGCCCTGGTCGCGGTCGCGCTGGAAGTCGTCGTGTTCGCGGTCGTCGCCTACAGCGTGCTTGCCGCCGCGGAGACGTTTCTGCGGCCGGTCGTCGCCGACCCGGCGACGCGGGTCACGCTCGCGGTCTGCGTCTGCGCGCTCGTCGGGCTGGCGGCGCTGTCGGTCTACCGCGGGGCGCGGGGCGACCCCGTCGACGCGGACGGGACGGCGCTCGTCAGGCTGTACGCGTCGGGTGCGGTCGTGATCGCGTCGCTGTTCGTCACCTATCGAGCGATCGTCCGGTCGGGGCTCCCTCGGTGGACGTTCGTCCTCGTGCTCGTGGTGCTGATCGCGTCGGCGTACCCACTGGCGCTGCTGGCGGTCGCGCGCGACCGCGAGGAGGGCGGCGGCTGGAGCGCGACCGACTTCGACGCCGACGCCGACGACGTGGCCCACGGCTCGGTCGGCTGGATCGCCGTCGCGCGCGTCGTTACCCTGGAGACTGCGCGGACGCTGCGGGCGGCCGCCGACCGTCTCGGTCTCGTCGGCTCGGCGGTCGTCGTCGCGGCGGCGGCCGGCGGGCTCGTCGGCGTGTCCGTCCTGGCCGGCGCGTACCGGTGGGCGACGCTGCTGCCGGCCTTCGCCTGGGCGGGCGGGGCGGTCACCGCCGGCTTCCACCTCGTCGTGACCGCGCGGGACGAGCTGTCGAGCGCCGCCGTCCTCGACGACCTCGAAGCGGTCGCCGACGCCGTCGACGACGAGCGCCTGCGGACGCTGGAGCGGCGCGTCGCCCGGCTGGCCGCGCAGGCCGACGTGCCGGCGCCCGACGTGCGGCTCGCCGAGTCGCCGACGCCGACCGCCGCGGCGGTCGGATACCTGCCCTCGCGGTCGACGCTGGTCGTCTCGACGGGGCTGGTCGACGCGCTCGACGAGGCGCAACTCGACGCCGTCCTGGCCCACGAGCTATCGCACGTCGCCAACTACGACGCCGCGGTGCTGACGGCGCTGTCGTTCCCGCGGGCGCGAGCCCACCGCGTGTTCAGGCGGTACGGTCTCAACCCGGTCGTGACGCTGTTCGCGGGGTTCGTGGCGGCGATCAGCAGAGTCTGTACGGCGGTCGTCGCTCGCGCCCGGGAGTACGCGGCCGACGACGGCGCCGCGGCGATGACGGGCGACCCCGTTGCGCTCGCGACGGCGCTGGAGACGCTCGACGCCGAACTCCGTCACCGTCCCGACCGAGACCTGCGGGCGTCCTCGGCCGCCGCCTTCTCGATCGTCCCGCCGCCGTGGGAGGAACACCGCTTTTTCGACCGGACGCGACGGCTGATCTACCGCCGGCTGCTCGGGACGCATCCGCCGACCGAACGACGGATCGAACGACTCCGGACGGCCATGGACGACCGAGAGCGCCGCTGA
- a CDS encoding VirB4 family type IV secretion system protein, whose product MSEAVAWPLQASFVRGIYDLFGMGEFVETYGALPSLVLLVSVFMILGSTPIFLNASPGAIRRRIADTVGRSEGVSGTRASASDGTAEGVRDAENEFVSEAVRRLQRRGEDVSGEALRDELEEIEYERSMDQRATTGAVPDADDRSESTRLSVAPNRIVESKSYIKRLGGNRNEKLARVLIISDYPSRVANGWLDTLFTTGLSTKGAEVRVSQQIWPRDSQTMKQKLNVRATRLSTKLQEKREKGKVNTLEEEKKLEHINRLRDELTAGSAKLFDFGLYFEVVAQDEDALDEGTQELKQHLAQSNARLATLFDRQRQSQRAIAPLADDPIRKTQVMDQRALATAFPFTDPTVVEPSGVLLGFHSATNSPVVVDRFQRSGHNMLITGKIGSGKSYLAKLAMWRRLMIDPDAEVLIIDPVGGFGDIVDAVDGQKVTINSSTIINPLEIKAADNLEATDSNPYDEKIRSVMGMFESHFEGRRELNKEEEGVLRRAIRLAYLRYGITKDPETHGNESPTLDDVLDVLRNLADGLSPEEFIDPPPESESVLASLSASRDQRRSAESQKRIAEYAQSVLLGLEDFQQGGQRANLNGETNVRLNERVVQFDLSNVADGRNEGLLMHIVLDWLFQRAKNNDGNMIVVIDEAHYMLGHDQSLDMLNLFVRHSRHYGSGLTLISQTVDEFMHSEKAKEIYDQCDIRALMRHQDLSEEACEALGFTERERNFVLQAQAGNSASYSESLLYVTGIGKLRMRVLSNDFEHHVVDGDLDAWRFLVDNEIVDPDDVPAHESTGPPPRGPRSERGQLD is encoded by the coding sequence ATGAGTGAGGCGGTCGCGTGGCCGCTTCAGGCGTCGTTCGTCAGAGGCATTTACGACCTGTTCGGAATGGGGGAGTTCGTCGAGACCTACGGCGCGCTCCCGTCGCTGGTGCTGCTCGTGTCCGTCTTTATGATACTCGGTTCGACACCGATCTTTCTGAACGCGTCCCCCGGAGCGATCCGACGACGGATCGCGGATACCGTCGGCCGATCGGAGGGGGTGTCGGGCACTCGGGCGTCGGCGTCTGACGGCACGGCCGAAGGGGTTCGAGACGCCGAAAACGAGTTCGTAAGCGAGGCCGTGCGACGGCTACAACGGAGGGGCGAAGACGTCTCGGGGGAGGCGCTCCGGGACGAACTCGAGGAGATCGAATACGAGCGGTCGATGGACCAACGGGCGACCACCGGGGCAGTTCCGGACGCCGACGACAGGAGCGAATCGACACGTCTCAGCGTCGCCCCGAACCGGATCGTCGAATCGAAAAGTTACATCAAGCGTCTCGGGGGGAACAGGAACGAGAAACTTGCGCGCGTGCTGATCATCTCGGACTATCCGAGTCGAGTCGCGAACGGGTGGCTCGATACGCTCTTTACCACCGGACTCTCGACGAAAGGCGCCGAGGTGCGGGTGTCCCAGCAGATCTGGCCCCGGGACAGCCAGACGATGAAACAGAAACTCAACGTCCGTGCCACACGGCTGTCGACGAAACTCCAGGAGAAACGGGAGAAAGGGAAGGTCAACACACTCGAAGAGGAGAAGAAACTCGAACACATCAATCGCCTCCGGGACGAGCTGACCGCGGGGTCGGCGAAACTCTTCGACTTCGGCCTGTACTTCGAGGTCGTCGCGCAAGACGAAGACGCCCTCGACGAGGGGACCCAGGAACTCAAACAACACCTCGCCCAGTCGAACGCGAGGTTGGCGACGCTGTTCGACAGACAGCGCCAGTCACAGCGAGCCATCGCACCGCTAGCCGACGACCCCATACGGAAAACACAGGTGATGGACCAGCGGGCGCTGGCGACGGCGTTCCCGTTCACCGACCCGACCGTCGTCGAACCGTCGGGCGTGTTGCTCGGCTTCCACTCGGCGACGAACAGCCCTGTCGTCGTCGACCGCTTCCAGCGGTCGGGCCACAACATGCTCATCACCGGCAAGATCGGGTCGGGGAAGTCCTACCTCGCGAAGCTGGCGATGTGGCGACGGCTGATGATCGACCCCGACGCCGAAGTGCTCATCATCGACCCCGTGGGAGGGTTCGGCGATATCGTCGACGCGGTCGACGGCCAGAAAGTGACGATCAACAGTAGCACTATCATCAATCCGCTGGAGATCAAGGCGGCCGACAATCTAGAGGCGACCGACAGCAACCCCTACGACGAGAAGATCCGCAGCGTCATGGGGATGTTCGAGTCGCATTTCGAGGGCAGGCGCGAACTCAACAAAGAAGAGGAGGGGGTCCTCCGCCGTGCGATCCGGCTGGCGTACCTTCGGTACGGGATCACGAAGGACCCGGAGACGCACGGTAACGAGAGCCCGACCCTCGACGACGTCCTGGACGTGCTCCGGAACCTGGCCGACGGGCTCTCACCGGAGGAGTTCATCGACCCTCCACCCGAAAGCGAGTCAGTTCTGGCTTCGCTCTCGGCGTCCCGGGATCAACGCCGGTCAGCGGAGAGTCAAAAGCGGATCGCAGAGTACGCCCAGAGCGTCTTGCTGGGGCTCGAAGACTTCCAGCAGGGCGGACAGCGGGCCAACCTCAACGGTGAGACGAACGTCAGGCTCAACGAACGCGTCGTTCAGTTCGACCTGTCGAACGTCGCGGACGGACGGAACGAAGGGCTGTTGATGCACATCGTTCTGGACTGGCTCTTCCAGCGTGCGAAGAACAACGACGGCAACATGATCGTCGTCATCGACGAAGCGCACTACATGCTCGGCCACGACCAGTCGCTGGATATGCTGAACCTCTTCGTCCGTCACAGCCGCCACTACGGGAGCGGGCTGACGCTCATCAGTCAGACCGTCGACGAGTTCATGCACAGCGAGAAGGCCAAGGAGATCTACGACCAGTGCGACATCCGCGCGCTGATGCGCCACCAGGACCTCAGCGAGGAGGCGTGTGAGGCGCTCGGATTCACCGAGCGGGAGCGCAACTTCGTGCTCCAGGCACAGGCGGGGAACTCCGCCAGCTACTCCGAGTCGCTGCTCTACGTCACCGGCATCGGGAAGCTACGGATGCGCGTCCTGTCGAACGACTTCGAACACCACGTCGTCGACGGCGACCTGGACGCGTGGCGGTTCCTCGTGGACAACGAGATCGTCGACCCCGACGACGTCCCCGCGCACGAGTCGACGGGACCGCCTCCCCGAGGTCCGCGGAGCGAACGTGGCCAGCTGGACTGA
- a CDS encoding ICP22 family protein produces the protein MPDRRDSTQQDEDRGESDEDGQTRGQAGNETDGAFVGVTPSFGGDADAEDTVGGDDARSDESVGSADDGSPESPKGDPDAHRDTRPPAQATDPTERGVFEVPNYTQDMLNFEFVLEADDDWVPEGVDGAGMVVVDEQKYVAILRVEPRSWSIHTAEKKSQIAETYQSAFLGALDFPIQIVSYPTRFDISDHVQRLDEIRERKEDARAASELIDVGRSIYPRWLDEFITKNDMKQRRFYVVAPVSVDMIQELQADSGGVLTDLADRFPPLASVMEFLGGDDGADVTRTQCVRELNARLGRIQGSLQRLDIQAERLRDRDEVLSVLYHYYNNQQPVRPGFDRRSSRSYYDPSASTGGVANE, from the coding sequence ATGCCGGACCGAAGAGATAGCACACAGCAGGACGAGGACCGAGGGGAATCGGACGAGGACGGCCAGACGAGGGGGCAAGCGGGGAACGAGACCGACGGCGCCTTCGTCGGTGTGACGCCGTCGTTCGGGGGTGACGCCGACGCGGAGGACACCGTCGGGGGAGACGACGCGCGGTCCGACGAGAGCGTCGGGTCCGCAGACGACGGGAGTCCCGAGTCGCCGAAAGGGGACCCGGATGCGCATCGGGACACTCGGCCGCCGGCACAGGCCACGGACCCGACCGAACGGGGCGTGTTCGAAGTTCCGAACTATACGCAGGACATGCTGAACTTCGAATTCGTCCTGGAAGCGGACGACGACTGGGTCCCCGAAGGCGTCGACGGCGCTGGGATGGTGGTCGTCGACGAACAGAAGTACGTCGCGATACTCCGAGTCGAGCCCAGGAGCTGGTCGATCCACACGGCCGAGAAGAAGAGCCAGATCGCGGAGACGTACCAGTCGGCGTTTCTGGGGGCGCTCGATTTCCCGATCCAGATCGTCTCGTATCCGACTCGGTTCGACATTTCCGACCACGTCCAGCGGCTGGACGAGATCCGCGAGCGAAAAGAGGACGCGCGCGCCGCCAGCGAGTTGATAGACGTCGGTCGGAGCATCTACCCTCGCTGGCTCGACGAGTTCATCACGAAAAACGACATGAAACAGCGGCGGTTCTACGTCGTCGCACCCGTCTCGGTAGACATGATACAGGAATTACAGGCAGATTCGGGAGGGGTTCTGACGGACCTGGCCGACCGATTCCCGCCGTTGGCGTCGGTGATGGAGTTCCTCGGTGGCGACGACGGGGCGGACGTAACTCGAACGCAATGTGTTCGCGAACTGAACGCGCGACTCGGTCGAATTCAGGGTTCGCTTCAGCGACTGGACATCCAGGCCGAACGGCTCCGGGACCGAGACGAGGTCCTGAGCGTCCTCTATCACTACTACAACAACCAGCAACCGGTTCGCCCCGGCTTCGACAGACGGTCGTCGCGCAGCTACTACGATCCGTCGGCGTCGACCGGAGGGGTCGCGAATGAGTGA
- a CDS encoding Ig-like domain-containing protein, with translation MSRATDPRFPHSPMRRSSGYKWSAVGVLAVLVVTPVVVVGALPTSAPDIPGGPERLYYSDDADRDPDMPEEPDPNRGTIDPARYAEVADMGFSTTTGRFQEYRADQHASLSRRVGSSLVFPHSSPRSGRRFKQAHATFMGFDSGAKPRLTGGNYPYYIAARGQIRYFADYLFVPHTPYDDGECTDTSFSEADVDSDNETEYVDGERTCYSYSRTFVETRTLELDGRREPLAKENYTGRSNPGSETFEYDLSGIHGERTLTLKGNFTVVRTVNVTRGDWDPDTGDGSETKSAGDWDVVSFREANRTFTTIATDRRDVQVTDSGGIDVDQTVVNTGEETQAVVLSFDGARSGESVSRSDLRSRPLLSSVRFGSEHRIAGSWQVFTHRQYSRTYRVSKDGTSVNDRPKNVLRASLVPDVPGPAVDSSGGRPGPVIRSSDGAETDPEVVGHESYLGEMRTASLGSNFAFEQRRPLFYGTIVVRRAASPATELETIHGNSITVDVDSEVPYVRPAIDIEAVGSDGIRVTVTDPETGAPLSGVDLSLFGLGDSQATTDTNGVVETELTGSFVRVTAQRDSWRNPGAVFHGRATESRTFLPETAVLRHAQDLVFAGVFASPVVLIYFWLRTIELEL, from the coding sequence GTGAGTCGGGCAACGGATCCCCGCTTTCCACACTCGCCGATGCGTCGATCATCCGGATACAAGTGGTCCGCCGTCGGAGTTCTCGCCGTCTTAGTCGTCACGCCCGTCGTGGTCGTCGGGGCGCTCCCCACGAGTGCGCCCGATATCCCCGGTGGCCCGGAGCGACTGTACTACTCCGACGACGCCGACCGGGACCCGGACATGCCCGAGGAACCCGACCCGAACAGGGGTACCATCGATCCGGCGAGATACGCCGAAGTCGCCGACATGGGGTTTTCGACGACCACGGGCCGGTTCCAGGAGTACCGGGCCGACCAGCACGCGTCACTGAGCCGCCGGGTCGGTTCCTCGCTGGTGTTTCCCCATAGCTCGCCGAGGTCCGGTCGCCGATTCAAGCAGGCCCACGCGACGTTTATGGGATTCGACAGCGGCGCGAAACCACGATTGACCGGCGGCAACTACCCGTACTACATCGCCGCCCGGGGACAGATCCGGTACTTCGCGGACTATCTCTTCGTCCCGCACACGCCGTACGACGACGGGGAGTGTACCGATACGTCGTTCTCGGAGGCGGACGTCGACAGCGACAACGAGACCGAATACGTCGACGGGGAGCGGACGTGTTACTCCTACAGTCGCACGTTCGTCGAGACGCGGACGCTGGAACTCGACGGGAGGCGGGAGCCGCTCGCGAAAGAGAACTACACCGGGCGCTCGAACCCCGGAAGCGAGACGTTCGAATACGACCTCTCCGGGATTCACGGTGAGCGCACGCTCACTCTGAAGGGGAATTTCACCGTCGTCCGGACGGTGAACGTGACTCGGGGGGACTGGGACCCCGACACCGGGGACGGGTCGGAGACCAAGTCCGCAGGTGACTGGGACGTCGTCTCCTTCAGGGAAGCCAACCGGACGTTCACCACCATCGCGACCGATCGGCGGGACGTCCAGGTCACGGACAGCGGGGGAATCGACGTGGACCAGACCGTCGTCAACACGGGCGAGGAAACGCAAGCCGTCGTGCTGTCGTTCGACGGGGCGCGGTCGGGGGAGTCGGTTTCCCGGTCGGATCTCCGCAGCCGCCCCCTGCTGTCGTCGGTCCGGTTCGGGAGCGAGCACCGAATCGCAGGGTCCTGGCAGGTGTTCACGCACCGACAGTACAGCCGGACCTACAGAGTCTCGAAAGACGGAACCTCGGTGAACGATCGCCCGAAGAACGTCCTTCGGGCGTCGCTCGTCCCCGACGTACCGGGTCCCGCGGTCGACTCCTCGGGCGGGCGTCCGGGACCGGTGATACGGTCGTCGGACGGCGCCGAGACGGACCCGGAGGTCGTCGGCCACGAGTCCTATCTGGGCGAGATGCGAACCGCGTCGCTGGGCTCGAACTTCGCGTTCGAACAGCGCCGACCCCTGTTCTACGGGACTATCGTGGTCAGACGAGCCGCCTCGCCCGCGACCGAACTGGAGACGATCCACGGAAACTCGATCACGGTCGACGTGGACTCGGAGGTCCCCTACGTTCGGCCGGCGATCGACATCGAAGCGGTTGGCTCCGACGGGATCAGAGTCACCGTGACCGACCCGGAGACGGGCGCGCCGCTCTCGGGCGTGGACCTGTCACTGTTCGGCCTCGGCGACTCCCAAGCGACGACCGACACGAACGGCGTGGTCGAGACCGAACTCACGGGCAGTTTCGTTCGGGTGACCGCCCAGCGTGACTCCTGGCGAAATCCCGGCGCCGTCTTTCACGGTCGGGCGACCGAATCACGGACGTTCCTGCCGGAGACGGCCGTCCTCCGACACGCCCAGGACCTCGTCTTCGCCGGCGTCTTCGCGTCACCGGTCGTCCTCATTTACTTCTGGCTCAGAACGATCGAACTCGAACTCTGA
- a CDS encoding AAA family ATPase has product MDVSEANAECDRVLDEIGSAVIADREFLETVLLGFVGRGHVLMEDVPGTGKTLTARSMATALGLDFSRVQFTPDLLPADITGTHVFNEREREFEFNEGPLFANVVLADEINRAPPKTQSALLEAMEEEQVTVDGDTYELPSPFFVLATQNPVEMEGTFELPEAQVDRFLVKSSIGYPDEAGEEELLHRRLGRSEQSPSVSPVLDQDLVTDLRDAPESVRVDDDLVTYVSAIARATRQDRRVEVGVSPRGTQRLLEATRARAAMVGREYVTPDDVKRVAQPVMAHRVVLTPDARVDEVRKSTVVDAVLDEVPVPTV; this is encoded by the coding sequence ATGGACGTAAGCGAAGCGAACGCGGAGTGCGACCGGGTCCTCGACGAGATCGGTTCGGCCGTCATCGCCGACCGGGAGTTCCTCGAGACGGTGCTCCTGGGATTCGTCGGCCGCGGCCACGTCCTCATGGAGGACGTGCCGGGGACCGGGAAGACGCTCACCGCCCGCAGCATGGCCACCGCGCTCGGCCTCGACTTTTCCCGCGTGCAGTTCACCCCCGATCTGCTCCCCGCCGACATCACCGGCACCCACGTGTTCAACGAGCGCGAACGCGAGTTCGAGTTCAACGAGGGCCCCCTCTTTGCCAACGTCGTGCTGGCCGACGAGATCAACCGCGCGCCGCCCAAGACCCAGTCCGCCCTCCTCGAAGCGATGGAGGAGGAACAGGTCACCGTCGACGGCGACACCTACGAACTCCCGTCGCCCTTCTTCGTCCTCGCGACGCAGAACCCCGTCGAGATGGAGGGCACCTTCGAACTCCCCGAGGCGCAGGTCGACCGCTTCCTCGTCAAGTCCTCGATCGGCTACCCCGACGAGGCCGGCGAGGAGGAACTACTGCACCGCCGGCTGGGCCGCAGCGAGCAGAGTCCCTCGGTCTCGCCCGTGCTGGACCAGGACCTGGTGACCGACCTGCGCGACGCGCCCGAGTCCGTCCGCGTCGACGACGACCTGGTGACCTACGTCTCGGCTATCGCCCGCGCGACCCGTCAGGATCGGCGCGTCGAGGTCGGCGTCTCTCCCCGTGGGACCCAGCGCCTGCTGGAGGCGACCCGCGCCCGCGCCGCCATGGTCGGCCGCGAGTACGTCACGCCCGACGACGTGAAACGCGTCGCCCAGCCCGTGATGGCCCACCGGGTCGTCCTCACACCCGACGCCCGCGTCGACGAGGTGCGGAAGTCGACCGTCGTCGACGCCGTGCTCGACGAGGTGCCCGTCCCGACTGTCTAA
- a CDS encoding DUF5789 family protein: MSESDEDHDQGVEFGSIESVFEAVSYPVTAGELVSEYGDREIGRTSADPIAIRNLFAGAGDQSFESDEELRQGMLNMMPAESVGRQRYSDRGGSEGNEVTDEGTEE; this comes from the coding sequence ATGTCCGAGAGCGACGAGGATCACGACCAGGGCGTCGAGTTCGGGTCGATCGAGTCGGTCTTCGAGGCGGTGTCCTACCCGGTGACTGCGGGGGAACTCGTCTCCGAGTACGGCGACCGGGAGATCGGTCGCACCAGCGCCGACCCGATCGCCATCCGGAACCTGTTCGCCGGCGCGGGCGACCAGTCGTTCGAGTCCGACGAGGAGCTACGCCAGGGGATGCTCAACATGATGCCCGCCGAGTCGGTCGGTCGCCAGCGCTACTCCGACCGCGGCGGCTCCGAAGGGAACGAGGTGACCGACGAAGGGACGGAGGAGTGA
- a CDS encoding DUF7519 family protein: MSVVRRPARESVLIALAPGVVAVLGLAVNLVSFAVAAAGLAVVGFGTDRASRSLVTAGSGLIFAGVLNAGARGAPPAVLLLVTAATVVTWTTAEQVVGLADHLGRDAPVQRAILVHLGGATLTTLVAGGIALGVFLFSTATLTPGVLVFLLVGSALLLYALEP, from the coding sequence GTGAGCGTCGTCCGTCGCCCCGCCCGCGAGTCGGTGTTGATCGCGCTCGCGCCGGGCGTCGTCGCCGTCCTCGGACTCGCGGTCAACCTCGTCTCGTTCGCCGTCGCCGCGGCCGGACTCGCCGTCGTCGGCTTCGGGACCGACCGGGCCTCCCGCTCGCTCGTGACCGCCGGCAGCGGCCTGATCTTCGCCGGCGTCCTCAACGCCGGGGCCCGCGGCGCCCCGCCGGCCGTCCTGTTGCTCGTGACCGCCGCCACGGTCGTCACCTGGACGACCGCCGAGCAGGTCGTCGGCCTCGCCGACCACCTGGGTCGCGACGCGCCCGTCCAGCGGGCGATCCTCGTCCACCTCGGCGGCGCCACGCTCACGACGCTGGTCGCCGGCGGTATCGCGCTGGGCGTCTTCCTGTTCTCGACCGCCACGCTCACGCCCGGCGTCCTCGTCTTCCTGCTGGTCGGCAGCGCGCTGTTGCTGTACGCGCTGGAACCCTGA
- a CDS encoding DUF58 domain-containing protein, whose protein sequence is MSPDDVDRDPGTVTDQRLQQGQAMGRTMETVDTGVTGDIDFQAPSVRDNPARTALGLVVVVAGLAAVVGFDVVPALPFGNGVVAGLSVSAILTGLIALVRRLFTDYETAETADVEYRESVTVPGSAFDDTLAGAIHGLSRTRIDARRDATERLRRAATSIYAQAERISEADAREAVTAGTWTDDPVAARFLSAESAVSATGDQVRSLVGRRTKLSTDTDRVLAELAALAPGLDAADWEAATTDESRPATVRTTDRRRRQVDRRTNRWTGLTGLGLLAVGVGIWAGHSAVPPSLMVAAATVVGAAGYVYLSSPPPVALAVERDLSATDPEPGESVTVTVRVTNESDDLLPDLRLVDGVPPAVRVVDGSPRFATALRAGETVRFSYTVEAVRGDHPFDSVHVVARDFSGALERERHVRGEGETVLSCALDLSADEEIPVHPQTARRVGRVVTDTGGSGVELHSVREYQRGDPLSRIDWNRVARSGEFATLLFREEHAATVVVLVDARAEAYVAPRVDAPSAVDHGIAAADVVVASLVGAGDSVGLAALSPERCWLEPRGGATQAARARSLLERHPAFDGNRPEGTFYGEFAERRLRRELPSDAQLVLCSPLADDDAVDIVRQLHARGFPVTVLSPDVTASASTGQRLAAIERAMRISRLRRAGVRVVDWDTTNPLETAIDAAQRRWSA, encoded by the coding sequence GTGAGTCCCGACGACGTGGACCGGGACCCCGGGACCGTCACCGACCAGCGGCTCCAGCAGGGCCAGGCCATGGGGCGGACCATGGAGACCGTCGACACGGGGGTGACGGGCGATATCGACTTCCAGGCGCCGTCGGTGCGCGACAACCCGGCCAGGACGGCCCTCGGTTTGGTCGTCGTCGTGGCGGGGCTGGCGGCGGTCGTCGGCTTCGACGTGGTGCCCGCGCTCCCGTTCGGGAACGGCGTGGTCGCCGGGCTCTCCGTCTCGGCGATACTGACGGGGCTGATCGCGCTCGTCCGGCGGCTGTTCACCGACTACGAGACGGCCGAGACGGCCGACGTGGAGTACCGCGAGTCCGTCACCGTCCCCGGGTCGGCGTTCGACGACACGCTCGCCGGCGCGATCCACGGGCTGAGCCGGACGCGGATCGACGCCCGCCGCGACGCGACCGAGCGCCTCCGGCGCGCGGCGACCTCGATCTACGCCCAGGCCGAACGGATCTCCGAGGCCGACGCCCGCGAGGCCGTCACCGCGGGGACGTGGACCGACGACCCCGTCGCCGCACGATTCCTCTCGGCGGAGTCGGCGGTCTCCGCGACGGGCGACCAGGTCCGGTCGCTCGTCGGCCGCCGGACGAAGCTCTCGACCGATACCGACCGCGTGCTGGCCGAGCTGGCCGCCCTCGCGCCCGGCCTCGACGCCGCCGACTGGGAAGCGGCGACGACCGACGAGTCCCGTCCCGCGACGGTCCGGACGACCGACCGACGGCGTCGCCAGGTCGACCGACGGACGAACCGCTGGACGGGGCTGACCGGGCTGGGACTGCTCGCCGTCGGCGTCGGTATCTGGGCGGGCCACTCGGCGGTTCCGCCGTCGCTGATGGTCGCCGCCGCGACCGTCGTCGGCGCCGCCGGCTACGTCTACCTCTCCTCGCCCCCGCCCGTCGCGCTGGCCGTCGAGCGCGACCTCTCCGCGACCGACCCCGAACCCGGCGAGTCCGTCACCGTGACCGTCCGCGTCACCAACGAGAGCGACGACCTCCTGCCGGACCTGCGCCTCGTCGACGGCGTCCCGCCCGCCGTCCGCGTCGTCGACGGCTCGCCCCGGTTCGCGACCGCGCTCCGGGCCGGCGAGACCGTGCGCTTCTCCTACACCGTCGAGGCGGTGCGAGGTGACCACCCCTTCGACTCGGTCCACGTCGTCGCCCGCGACTTCAGCGGCGCGCTGGAACGCGAACGGCACGTCCGGGGAGAGGGCGAAACCGTGCTGTCCTGCGCGCTCGACCTGAGCGCCGACGAGGAGATCCCGGTCCACCCCCAGACCGCTCGCCGGGTGGGCCGCGTCGTCACCGACACCGGCGGCAGCGGCGTCGAACTCCACTCGGTACGGGAGTACCAGCGCGGGGACCCCCTCTCGCGGATCGACTGGAACCGAGTCGCCCGCTCGGGGGAGTTCGCGACCCTCCTCTTCCGCGAGGAACACGCCGCGACGGTGGTCGTCCTCGTCGACGCCCGTGCGGAGGCGTACGTCGCCCCACGCGTCGACGCCCCCTCGGCGGTCGACCACGGGATCGCCGCTGCGGACGTGGTCGTCGCCTCGCTCGTCGGCGCCGGCGATTCGGTGGGACTGGCCGCCCTCTCGCCCGAGCGCTGCTGGCTCGAACCCCGCGGCGGCGCCACCCAGGCCGCCCGCGCCCGCAGCCTGCTCGAACGCCACCCCGCCTTCGACGGGAACCGACCCGAGGGCACGTTCTACGGCGAGTTCGCCGAGCGTCGGCTCCGCCGAGAGCTCCCCAGCGACGCCCAGCTCGTCCTCTGTTCGCCGCTGGCCGACGACGACGCCGTCGACATCGTCCGCCAGCTACACGCCCGCGGGTTCCCGGTCACGGTCCTCAGCCCCGACGTGACCGCGAGCGCCTCGACCGGCCAGCGGCTGGCGGCCATCGAGCGGGCGATGCGGATCTCCCGGCTGCGCCGCGCAGGCGTCCGCGTCGTCGACTGGGACACCACGAACCCGCTGGAGACGGCCATCGACGCCGCTCAACGGCGGTGGTCGGCGTGA